In Marinobacter sp. M3C, the genomic stretch CCACCATTTCCCGCTCCAGCTTGCTGAGCTCGCCTTCGCCCATCATCAGCTCGTTGTAAAGGCGAGAGAAGCCATCCAGCTGTTTCAGATTCTGACTGTAGGCGGTCAGTACGTTTGGAATCATGCCCAGCTTTTCCTGGCATATCTCAAAGTACTTGCGAACGTCATCCGGTAGTTCGGCAACTTCGGGAACAGGAAGATCAAGAGCGACGGCGTTGTTTTTAGGGTTCATGCCAAATCCTTTTATGAATTTCAAAGTGCTATTTATGAACTTCAAAGTGCCATTAGCGAGCGTCAGGTTCTGCCAGAGCCAGTCCGACCTTGGAGCCGTTGCGGCGCTTCAGGCGATGGCTGATCCAGTTTCCTGTCGCCACCAACTGGTGCAAATCGACGCCGGTTTCAATGCCCAGTCCGTCCAGCATGTACAGCACGTCTTCGGTGGCCACATTGCCAGACGCACCTTTGGCGTAGGGGCAGCCACCCAGGCCGGCAACGGACGCATCTATCACCGCCACGCCTTCCTCCAATACCGCGTACAGATTGGCCAGGGCCTGGCCGTAGGTGTCGTGAAAGTGTGCCGCCAGGTGTTCAACCGGCACATGACGGGCAACGGCTTCGAGCATACGCTTGGCCTTGGCCGGGGTGCCGGTGCCAATGGTGTCGCCGAGTGAAATTTCATGGCAGCCCATGTCAAACAGGGCTTTGGCCACTTCGGCCACTTTGGCCGGGGCAATCTCGCCTTCGTAAGGGCAGCCCAGCACGGTGGACACGTAACCACGCACCGGAATGCCGTTGTGCTTTGCGGCTTCCATGACCGGAGCAAAGCGCTCAAGGCTTTCGGTGATGGAGCAGTTAATGTTTTTCTGGCTGAACGATTCTGAAGCCGCGCCAAATACCGCCACTTCGCTGGCACCCGCGGCCAGAGCGCCTTCAAAGCCACGCAGGTTGGGCGTCAGCGCCGAATAGCACACACCGGGTTTGCGCTCGATCAGTGCCATCACATCGCTGGCGTCGGCCATTTGCGGCACCCAGCGTGGTGATACAAAGCTGGCGGCTTCCACATGTGTCAGCCCGCTGTCCACTAAACGCTTGATCAACCGCGCCTTGACCGCGGTAGGAATTACCGGGCCGGGCTCATTCTGCAAGCCATCGCGGGGGCTCATCTCTACCAGTCGTACACGCTTGGGAAAGGCCATTAGCCTGCCTCCTGTTGCTCGCTTTCAGTCTCTACTTGCACCGCGATCAATTCGGCGCCTTCTGCTACCTGATCACCCTCGGCGTAAAAAATGTCGGTGACTACGCCATCGGCTGGCGCCTTAATGGCGTGCTCCATTTTCATAGCTTCCATAATCACCAGAGTTTGGCCGCTGACTACTTTATCGCCTACTTTCGCCTGAATCGCGACTACTGCGCCGTTCATGGGTGCGGCCAAGCTGCCTTCGCTGGCCATTTCTTCAAAGCCGTAGGTTTCACGATAGACCACACACGGGAAAGTCTGCCCTTGATGGAACAAGACCAGTTGATCGTTATGCAGGTTGCCGTGCACGCTCAGACGGTGGCCGTTAACCACCGCTTGCAGGTGATCGTCGTCGAGCCGCGCAGTCAGGTTGTAAAGGCTGCCGTTTACCGTCACCTGATAGCCGTCGTCTTGCTCCAACACCTTCAGTTCGTGGACGTCGTCGCCCACTTTGAACTGCAAGGGTTGAGCGTATTCCGAGTTCATGCGCCAGCTGTTCTGGCGGCCAAACGGCGACCAGGGATCCTGGGCGTTCACTTCACCGGCTTTACGCTGCTCCAGTACGAAGCCAGCGGCCAGTACCAGGGCTTTTTGAGTGTCTAGCCGTGATTTCGGGAACAGCAAATCGTGGTGGTCGTCGATGAACCCGGTGGTTAGCTTGGCCTCGCGGAAGGGCTGGGCGTCGGCCAGAGCGTGTAAAAAGCGGATGTTGGTTTTCACCCCTGCGATGCGGTAGCTCTCCAGCGCCTGCACCATGCGGTTGATGGCCTGTTCCCGGGTTTCATCCCACACAATCAGTTTGGCAATCATCGGGTCGTAATGAATGCTGATTTCGTCGCCTTCGGTCACGCCGGTGTCTACCCGTACGTGGGCGTTTTCATCGGGCGTGGTCAAATAGCGCAGGGTGCCGGTGGCGGGTAGAAAGTCCTGGTCCGGGTCTTCGGCGTAAATCCGCGCTTCCAATGCGTGGCCACGGATTTTTACGTCGTCCTGCGCTAGTGGTAACAGGTCGCCCCAGGCCACTTTTAATTGCCATTCCACCAGATCCTGGCCGGTGACCATTTCGGTGACCGGGTGCTCGACTTGCAGCCGGGTATTCATTTCCATAAAGAAGAACGAGCCGTCGACGTCGTACAGGAATTCGACGGTACCGGCGCCAACGTATTGGATGGCCTTAGCGGCGGTGACCGCGGCGTCGCCCATGGCTTTGCGGGTTTCATCACTGAGGCCGGGTGCGGGTGCTTCTTCCAGCACTTTCTGGTGGCGCCGTTGTACCGAGCAGTCGCGTTCGGCCAGGTAAACGCCGTTGCCGTGCTGGTCGCAAAACACCTGAATTTCCACGTGGCGAGGCTGGGTCAGATAGCGCTCGATCAGCATATCCGGGTTGCCGAACGCGTTTTTGGACTCACGCTGAGCGGCGGCCAGGGCTTCATTAAACTCGCCTATGTGCTCCACTACTCGCATGCCTTTGCCACCGCCGCCGGCAACGGCCTTTAACAGCAGCGGAAAACCGCACTTTTCGGCTTCGGCGCGCAGGGTTTCCAGTGCCTGGTCGGCACCGTGGTAGCCGGGTACCAGCGGCACGCCGGCTTTGCCCATAATCTCCTTGGCGGCAGATTTGGAACCCATGGCCGCTATGGCCGAGGAGGGAGGGCCAATAAACACCAGATTATTAGCCTCGCAGGACTCGGCAAAACCGGTGTTTTCGGACAGAAATCCGTAGCCGGGGTGAATGGCCTGGGCGCCGCTTTTCAGCGCGACCTCAATAATGATATCACCGCGCAAATAGCTTTCAGAGCTGGCGGCGGGGCCAATGCGAAAGGCCTCGTCGGCCATGGCCACGTGGCGGGCGTTGGCGTCGGCATCGGAATAGACAGCCACACAGCGAATACCCATGGCGTGTGCGGTTTCTATGATCCGGCAGGCGATTTCGCCGCGGTTGGCGATCAGTATTTTTGTAAACATCAGTGTTGGTCCTCCGGAACCCAGCTGGCGGCACGTTTTTCAAGGAAAGCGGCAAGGCCTTCCTGGCCTTCTTGTCCCACGCGGATATCGGCAATGCGCCGGGCCGTGTCTTCAATCACATCTGCACTTAGCGGTTGTTGGCTGACGGCAAAAATGAGCGCTTTGGCGGCGCCCATGGCCTGGGGGCCATTGCCAGCAAGCTGCCGCAGCATTTGGTCGCAGCGGGTTTGCAGGTCGTCGTTGTCTGTCGCAACGATGTGCACCAGCCCGAACTCGCAGGCCTGATAGGCATCGAATACTTCCGCCGTCAAAAAATAGCGCCGCGCTTGGCGCTCACCTATGGCGCGCACCACGTAAGGGCTGATCACGGCTGGAATCAGCCCCAGCTTCACCTCGCTTAAGCAGAACTTACTTTGTTCGGTCGCAATCACGATATCGCAGCAGGCTGCCAGGCCCACGGCACCGCCAAAAGCGGCACCCTGAACCAGTCCGATCACGGGCTGTGGCAGGCTGTTCAGCACCGACATCAGGCGCGCGAGCTGGCGTGAATCGTTCAGGTTTTCCTGCTGGCTGTTGTCGGCCATGCGCCGCATCCAGCCCAGATCGGCTCCGGCGGAAAAGTGTTTGCCTTCGGAGCGCAGTACCACCACGTTAGTGCCGCTGTCTTGCCCGATCTGTTGGAACGCGGCAATCAGCTGGCCGATGATCACGTCGTCAAAGGCGTTGCGTTTTTCGGGGCGGTTCAGCACCACCTCGGTCACGCCGGCGCTGCGGGTGTTGATCAAAACGGCCGAGTTTGAGCCAGAGTTTGGGTTAGAGTTCAAATCGGTCATGGTTATTCCCCCGTTACATGCGGAACACGCCGAAGCGTGTTGGCTGGGCGGGGCGATTAAGCGTGGCGGACAGGCTCAGCGCCAATACTTCGCGGGTTTGGGCCGGGTCTATCACGCCGTCGTCCCACAGGCGGGCACTGGCGAAGTAGGGGTGGCCCTGGTGTTCGTAGGTGTCAATAATGGGCTGTTTGAAGGCGGCTTCGTCGTCCTGGCTCCAGGTTTCGCCATCGCGTTCCATGCCGTCGCGGCGAACCTGTGCCAGAACCCCGGCAGCTTGCTCGCCACCCATTACGGAAATGCGGGCGTTGGGCCACATCCACAGGAAATCAGGGCTGTAGGCGCGGCCGCACATGCCGTAGTTACCGGCGCCGAAGCTGCCGCCGATCAGTACGGTAATTTTTGGCACGTTGGCGCAGGCGACGGCCATCACCATTTTGGCGCCGTGTTTGGCAATGCCTTCGGCTTCGTGCTTCTGGCCCACCATAAAGCCGGTCACATTTTGCAGGAACAGCAGCGGAATATTGCGCTGGCAGCAAAGCTCTATGAAGTGCGCGCCTTTTTGGGCGGATTCGCTGAACAGTATGCCGTTGTTGGCAATAATGCCTACGGGATAGCCGTGCACATGGGCAAAGCCGGTGACCAGAGTCTGACCGTAATAGCGTTTGAATTCGTCGAATTCCGAGCCGTCTACAACGCGGGCGATAACGTCGCGCACGTCAAACTGTTTGCGCAGGTCGGTGCCGACGATGCCGTAAATTTCGCTAGCGTCGAACAGGGGCGCTTTGGGTTTGCGAATTTGCACGTCTGCGGGTTTACGGCGGTTCAGGTTAGACACGCAGCGGCGCGCGATGTCCAGGGCGTGGGCGTCGTTTTCGGCGTAGTGGTCGGCCACACCGGACACTTTGCAGTGCACGTCGGCACCGCCCAGATCTTCGGCACTGACCACTTCACCGGTGGCGGCTTTCACCAGTGGCGGGCCGGCCAGGAAGATGGTGCCCTGGTTGCGCACGATGATGGATTCGTCGGCCATGGCCGGTACGTAGGCGCCGCCGGCGGTGCACAGGCCCATCACCACAGCAATCTGGGGGATGTCTTCGGCGGACATGCGGGCCTGGTTGTAGAAGATGCGGCCGAAGTGATCACGATCGGGGAACACTTCATCCTGGCGCGGCAGGTAGGCGCCGCCGGAATCTACCAGGTAGATGCAGGGCAGGCGGTTGGCGAGGGCGATTTCCTGGGCACGCAGGTGTTTTTTGACGGTGAGCGGGTAGTAAGTGCCGCCTTTTACGGTGGCGTCGTTCGCGATGATCATGCATTCGGTGCCGCTAACGCGGCCGATGCCGGCGATCAGGCCTGCGGCGGGTATGTTGTCTTCGTAAACGTTGTAGGCGGCGAGCTGGCCGATTTCGAGGAACGGCGAGCCGTCGTCCAGCAGGCGGTTAATGCGCTCCCGGGGTAGCAGTTTGCCACGGGCGATGTGGCGTTCCTGGTAGCTGGGGCCGCCGCCTTGTTGGATGGTGGCAACCTTTTCCCGCAGGTCGGCTACGGCGTCGGCCATGGATTGGTGTTTGGCCTGAAATTCTTCAGATCTGGAGTTGATTTTGCTTTGGAGTATTGTCATAGCCTTGGTTTCCGTGCATCGGGTTTCGGTGCATCGGGTCTGGAGCGTTTCCCGGAACGCTAAACACCCCAGACCCTCGTTGTAGATTGGTTGCGCGTTTGAAAAGGGACAGATTTTAAATCTGTCCCTAGAGTTTCACTTGTTCAGAAACAGCTCTCGTCCAATCAACATCCGGCGAATTTCCGAGGTGCCGGCACCGATTTCGTACAGCTTGGCGTCGCGCAGCAGGCGGCCGGTGGGGTAGTCGTTGATGTAGCCGTTGCCGCCCAGCAGCTGGATTGCGTCCAGGGCCAGCTTTGTGGCCATTTCGGCGGAGTAGAGGATCGCACCGGCGGCGTCTTTGCGGGTGGTTTCACCGCGGTCAGCGGATTGGGCGACCATGTAGACGTAAGACTTAGCGGTATTCATGTAGGTGTACATGTCAGCTACTTTGCCTTGTACCAGTTCGAATTCACCGATGGCCTGGCCGAACTGTTTGCGTTCGCGGATGTAGGGCACAACCACGTCCATGGCGGCTTGCATAATGCCCAGCGGGCCACCTGCAAGTACCAGGCGCTCGTAGTCGAGGCCGCTCATCAGCACTCGGGCACCGCCACCGAGTTGGCCAAGGATGTTTTCTTTGGGTACTTTGCAATCTTGAAACACCAGTTCGCAGGTGTTGGAGCCGCGCATGCCCAGTTTGTCGAGTTTCTGGTGGCGGCTGAAGCCAGGTGCGTCGCGTTCTACGATGAAGGCGGTGATGCCTTTCGAGCCGGCTTTGACGTCAGTTTTGGCGTAAATTACGTAAACGTGGGCATCCGGGCCGTTGGTGATCCACATTTTGTTGCCGTTCAACACGTAGTGGTCGCCGGCGTCTTTGGCGCTCAGTTTCATGGAGATGACGTCGGAACCGGCGTTGGGTTCTGACATGGCCAAAGCGCCTATGTGTTCGCCGCTGAGCAACCTGGGCAGATAGTGTTGTTTCTGCTCTTCGGTGCCGTTGTTGTGAATCTGGTTCACACACAAGTTGGAGTGAGCGCCGTAAGACAAGCCTACCGATGCGGAGGCGCGGCTGATTTCTTCCATCGCAATTACGTGGGCCAAGTAGCCCATGCCGGAACCGCCGTAGGCTTCGTCGACGGTGATGCCGAGCAGGCCCATGTCGCCAAACTTTTTCCACAAATCCATGGGGAATTCGTTGGACTGATCAATGTCTGCCGCACGCGGTGCAATTTCGCGCGTGGCGAAACCGTTGATTTGTTCGCGCAGCATGTCCAGGGTTTCACCAAGGCCGAAGTTCAGTTCCGAGTATTGCGATTTCATGATGGTCACCGTGTTGTTGGGGCGTCAGCGCTGTGTTGCCGTCTGTTTTTTCATTTGCAGTTCGCTTAATGCTTCGAGGCAGCGGGCCTCGGCGTTTTCCATTTCCATTTCCACAATGGCGATGTCTTCTTTTTGCTGCGCCAGCGCCTGGCGGCGGCGAGTGATGGTTTGCAGCATCAGCAACAGCTGTTTTTCGTTACCGCTGGTGGTTTCATCCCACAGGTCAAACAACTCTTTGGTCTCGGCCAGCGACAGCCCCATGCGCTTACCGCGCAGGATCAGTTTCAGGCGCACCCGGTCTTTGGAGCTAAAGATGCGGGTTTGGCCCCTACGGCTGGGCTTTAGCAAGCCCTGATCTTCGTAAAAGCGAACGCTACGGGTTGTTACATCGAACTCCTGAGCCAGTTCGCTGATGCTGTAGGTTTTCTTTTGAACCATTGAGTATTTCCTTTTTTTGTCAGGTTAGTTAAAGTTTACGTAAACGTAAAGCAATTTGATTGTATTGTTATCCACAGCGACGGGAGTATCCGATGGAATTTCAGAACGTAGCGGCTATTGTAACAGGTGGTGCATCTGGCCTTGGCGAGGGTGCAGCGCGGGCGCTGGCGGCAGCCGGCTGTAAAATAGCGATCTTTGATTTACAGAAAGAACGCGGTGAAGCGGTTGCAAAAGAGTTGGGCGGAATCTTTGTTGAGTGCGACGTCAGTTCCGCCGCAAGTGCTGAAGCGGCATTTGCTAAAGCCCGTGAGGCCCATGGGCTTTGCGGCGTGGTCGTAAACTGTGCAGGCGTGGCTACCGCTGGCAAAATTTTAGGGCGCGAAGGCGTTTTGCCGTTGGAAAATTTCAGCAAGGTGGTGCAAGTTAACCTGATTGGTACCTTTAATATTTTGCGGCTGGCAGCGGCGGATATGGCTCAGCGTGCGCCCAATGCCGACGGTGAACGGGGCGTTATTATCAATACCGCGTCTATTGCCGCTTATGAAGGCCAGGTTGGTCAGGCAGCTTATAGTGCGTCTAAGGGCGGCGTTGTTGCCTTAACTCTGCAGGCCGCCCGTGAGCTGGCGCGTGAGGGCATTCGGGTGAACACTATTGCCCCCGGGCTGTTTATGACGCCGATGATTGCCGGCATGCCGCAGGAAGTACAAGACAGCCTGGCGGCAACCTTGGTGTTTCCGAAACGCCTGGGTAAGCCGGAAGAGTTTGGCATGATGGTGGACCAGATGGTGCGTAACCCGGTGTTGAACGGTGAAGTCATCCGTCTTGATAGCGCTTTGCGTATGGCTCCGAGATAAACGGTCTTTCAGCAATTTATTATGAGTAGGAGTCTGTATGACTGCGATTGTCGATCAAGAAGAATTAGCGTTGTTCCGTGAGTCGGTAATCAAGGCACTGGAAAAAGAAATTAAACCCCACTACGAGCAATGGGAAAAAGACGGCATTGCCCCCCGCAAGCTTTGGAACACTCTAGGCGACGCCGGCATGCTGAGCGTAGACGTGCCCGAGGACTGCGGCGGCTGCGGCGCGCCATTCCAGTATTCGGTAGTGGTAAGCGAGGAACTGGCGCGGATGGGCTTTGGCGCGCTGTCTACTAATGTGATGGTGCACTCTGACATTGTCGCGCCTTATCTGAGCCACTTGGGCAACGACGAGCAAAAACAGCAGTGGCTACCAAAAATGGTTTCAGGTGAAACCGTGGGTGCCATCGCCATGACCGAACCCGGCGCCGGCAGTGATTTGCAGGCTATGCGCACCAGTGCCGTAAAAGAGGGCGACGACTACATTCTGAACGGCTCCAAAACGTTCATTACCAATGGCCAGCACGCAGACATGGTGATTGTGGCGGCAAAAACCGATCCCTCCGCCGGTGCCAAGGGCGTCAGCCTGTTTCTGGTGGACACCACGCTGGAGGGTTATGGCGTTGGTCGCAATCTGGACAAGATTGGCCAGCATGCCGGTGATACCTCGGAGCTGTTTTTTGCTGATATGCGGGTGCCTGCGTCGGCGTTATTGGGCGAGGCCGGCAAAGGCTTTGCTTATTTGATGCAGGAACTGCCCCGCGAACGCCTGGTGATTGGCGCGCTGGGTGTGGCAGCGGCCCGCGGTGCTCTGGACCTGACCGTTGCTTACTGTCAGGAGCGGGTGCTGTTCGGCCAGAAGTTGGCTCAGCTGCAGAACACCCGTTTTGAAATGGCCCGCATGGAAACCGAATACCGCATCAATAAGGCTTTTGTAGATCAGTGCATCAACGAATACGTCGCCGGCACTCTGGATGCCGCCACTGCGTCTATGGCCAAATACAGTGCAACCGAAATGCAGTGTCGGGTGACCGATGGTTGCCTGCAGTTGTTTGGCGGTTATGGTTACACCAGTGAATATCCGATTTCACGAGCTTTCGCGGATGCTCGCGTGCAGCGCATTTATGGCGGTACGTCGGAAATCATGAAGGAAATTATTGCACGCTCAATTTTCGGCCGCGCCTGATTAACGATGGCCAATAACAACCAAACCTTTCAATAAAAAGGGGACAAACAACGATGACTGACACGTCTAATGATAATTTCGTAGTAATAGCCGGCGCCGCCCGTACACCCATGGGCGGCATGATGGGCTCGCTGAGCAGCGTACCTTCGCCGCAGTTGGGCGCGGTTGCGATAAAAGCCGCCATAGAGCGTTCCGGCCTGAAGCCGGCTGACATTGATGAAGTCATCATGGGTTGCGTATTGCCGGCTGGCCTCGGCCAGGCACCTGCGCGACAGGCTTCCCGCGGCGCTGGCATACCGGACAGCTCTGGCTGCACCACCGTCAATAAAATGTGCGGCTCGGGTATGCAAGCGGTAATGCTCGCCCACGACCAGATCAAAGCCGGTACCAACAATATTATGATTGCCGGTGGTATGGAAAACATGAGCCAGGCGCCGTATCTGCTACCCAAGGCTCGCGGCGGAATGCGCATGGGCCATGGCCAGGTAATGGACAGCATGTTCCTCGACGGCCTGGAAGACGCCTACGAAGGCAGTCTGATGGGCGTTTTTGCACAAAAGAGCGCGGATGACTATAAGATCACCCGTGAGCAAATGGACAACTTTGCCATCGAGTCCCTCAACCGTGCCAACGCCGCCATCGACAACGGCTGGTTCGCGCCCGAAATCTGCGCAGTCAGCGTTGCCGGTCGTGGTGGCGACACAGTGGTGGATACCGACGAGCAGCCAGGCAACGCCCGCCCGGATAAGATCCCCACGCTGAAGCCCGCGTTCAAAAAAGACGGCACCGTAACCGCTGCCAATGCTAGCTCCATCAGCGACGGCGCCTCAGCACTGGTACTGGCTTCGGCAAAAGAAGCGAAAGCCCGCGGTTTGCACCCACAGGCAAAAATCATCGCCCACGCTACCCACGCCCAGCTACCCGCAGAGTTCACTCTGGCCCCCATCGGCGCCATCGACAAAGTTTTGAAAAAAGCCGGCTGGGGCAAAGACGACGTAGACCTTTACGAAATCAACGAAGCCTTCGCGGTCGTTTCCCTTTTGGCCATCAACGAACTAGGCCTGGATGCCAATAAAGTGAACGTGTACGGCGGAGCCTGCGCTCTCGGCCACCCCATTGGCTCCTCCGGCTCAAGAATCTTGGTCACTCTGATCAACGCATTGAAGCAAAAAGGCCTGAAGCGCGGTGTTGCTGCACTGTGCATCGGCGGTGGTGAGGCGACGGCGGTGGCTATTGAGTTGATCTGACTTTTGGCGGTTCTTCCTTCTGTGTTTTGACATGGGGGGAGGCCACCGAGGCGGGGGTACCTTTCTTCTGGGAAAAGAACTCGCTGCGCTCAAACACCTTTTCCCTGACAGAAAGATACCCCCACCTCGCGAACCCGCCCCTGAACCATCAGGCTACGAAGCGAGTTCGCCTCGAAACTATTAAGCTAAGAAGCGAACCCACCACCAAATCAAAAGGCTACCGAGCGCATTTGCCTTTCACCAAGAACAACTTCACCCACCGTATGCAGCTTCAATAACTGCGACTGAAGCATAAAAATCGGCCGGCTACCCTCCAGCGTCAGAGCAATATCAAAATGCTCCCCACTGCACTCAACCGACATACCCGCAATCCGAAAACCCCGAACCCGCACCACGCGGCACAAGCGTTCAAGGCCAGCCGGTTCGGACTGCATACGGCAATACAAAACATGCCGGTTGGAGACAGTCTTGCTAGATACCGTTGTGTTGGATGGTATGGCCTTACTCATGCTGCATTCTCCTCGGTTTTGTTCTTCGCTGGTTTCGTACTTTCGATCATGTCGCGGTTGCTTCCGCCGGGTCTTACTGTGGGCCACACGTTCTCTTCGCGAGCAACGGCCACGTGCAACAGCATCGGGCCCTTGTAAGCCAGAATCGTCTCAATACCGCGGCGAATCTGATCGGTGCGATTGATGTGCAACGCTGGAATACCGAAGGCCCGTGCCATGGCTACAAAATCCGGGTTGTCGTCCAGGTTAATGTGGCTTTCGCGGTTGTTATAAAACAGCTCCTGCTGCTGGCGCACCATGCCCAGGCACTGGTTATCCAGAATGATTATTTTCAGTGGGAGCCGGTAACGGCGAATAGTAGCCAGCTCCTGGGCATTCATCATGAACGAGCCGTCGCCGGCTACGTTTATAACCGCCGTACCAGGCTTTGCGAACTGCGCACCAATGGCTGCTGGCAGGCCGAAACCCATGGTGCCCAGGCCGCCGCTGGTCAGATGCTGGCGCGGGTGATTGAACTGATAATGCTGCGCTACCCACATCTGGTGTTGGCCTACGTCGCAGGAAATAATCGTGTCATCACTGGCAATGCGGGACAGCTGGCGCACAAACGCCGGGCCGGTAATGGGCGCCAGGGCTTCCTCGTTATCCGCAGCCTGAAAGCCACCGGTGGTGAGCCAGGTGCGGCATTGCTTCTGCCAGGTTTCAATGCTCAACGGCTGTGCTTGTAGCCCGCGGGTAAGGGCGCTCAACACGTCATTCAAATTCGCGTTGATGGTCACAGCCGCGGCTTTTATCTTGTTGAACTCGGCGCTGTCGGCATCGATGTGAATAATCTTTGCGTTGGGAGCAAAGGTTTCCGGCTTGCCGGTCGCACGGTCATCCAGGCGGGCGCCGATCACCAGAAGCAGATCACATTCGTCCACCGCGCGATTGGCCGCACGACAACCGTGCATGCCCAGCATGCCCAAGTGGTTCGGGTTGTGCCGGCCCGGGTTGCCAATGCCCTTTAGAGTGACAACACCGGGCAGGGCCGAGTGTTCAGCAAACTCGCGAAAGCTGTCCTCAGCGCCGGCTAACGTGATGCCACCGCCGCTGTACAATAATGGCTGACGGGCCTCGCGCAGCAGGCGCAGAGTTTCGTTGATACCTTTATCGATAGCGGCGCTATATATGGCCGAATCGGTTCGTGGCTCTGCGCTTTCACAACTCTCGCGCTTATCATGATCAGCTGCTTCCGGGTTTACCTGAGTCAGCAGAATATCTTTGGGAATATCGATCCATACCGGCCCTGGCCGGCCGCTTTGCGCCAAAGCAATGGCCTCAACAAGAATGCCGGGCAAACTGTCGGCGTCATCCACCAGATAGCTGTGTTTAACAATGCCCAGCGTCATACCCAGTACATCCGTTTCCTGAAACGCATCGGTACCAATCAGCTC encodes the following:
- the ilvG gene encoding acetolactate synthase 2 catalytic subunit, whose translation is MNGAQHILQAFQRHSITTVFGYPGGCIMPLYDALVDDVSVEHVLCRHEQGCALAADGYARASGNLGVCIATSGPGATNLITGVANAFQDSVPLLVITGQVPSELIGTDAFQETDVLGMTLGIVKHSYLVDDADSLPGILVEAIALAQSGRPGPVWIDIPKDILLTQVNPEAADHDKRESCESAEPRTDSAIYSAAIDKGINETLRLLREARQPLLYSGGGITLAGAEDSFREFAEHSALPGVVTLKGIGNPGRHNPNHLGMLGMHGCRAANRAVDECDLLLVIGARLDDRATGKPETFAPNAKIIHIDADSAEFNKIKAAAVTINANLNDVLSALTRGLQAQPLSIETWQKQCRTWLTTGGFQAADNEEALAPITGPAFVRQLSRIASDDTIISCDVGQHQMWVAQHYQFNHPRQHLTSGGLGTMGFGLPAAIGAQFAKPGTAVINVAGDGSFMMNAQELATIRRYRLPLKIIILDNQCLGMVRQQQELFYNNRESHINLDDNPDFVAMARAFGIPALHINRTDQIRRGIETILAYKGPMLLHVAVAREENVWPTVRPGGSNRDMIESTKPAKNKTEENAA
- a CDS encoding acetyl-CoA C-acyltransferase → MTDTSNDNFVVIAGAARTPMGGMMGSLSSVPSPQLGAVAIKAAIERSGLKPADIDEVIMGCVLPAGLGQAPARQASRGAGIPDSSGCTTVNKMCGSGMQAVMLAHDQIKAGTNNIMIAGGMENMSQAPYLLPKARGGMRMGHGQVMDSMFLDGLEDAYEGSLMGVFAQKSADDYKITREQMDNFAIESLNRANAAIDNGWFAPEICAVSVAGRGGDTVVDTDEQPGNARPDKIPTLKPAFKKDGTVTAANASSISDGASALVLASAKEAKARGLHPQAKIIAHATHAQLPAEFTLAPIGAIDKVLKKAGWGKDDVDLYEINEAFAVVSLLAINELGLDANKVNVYGGACALGHPIGSSGSRILVTLINALKQKGLKRGVAALCIGGGEATAVAIELI
- a CDS encoding ACT domain-containing protein, with the translated sequence MSKAIPSNTTVSSKTVSNRHVLYCRMQSEPAGLERLCRVVRVRGFRIAGMSVECSGEHFDIALTLEGSRPIFMLQSQLLKLHTVGEVVLGERQMRSVAF